From the Eremothecium cymbalariae DBVPG#7215 chromosome 6, complete sequence genome, one window contains:
- a CDS encoding uncharacterized protein (similar to Ashbya gossypii ABL201W) produces MSNEPRSSLYNPLDRSQISFIPTELAPIQDSPGDSICGGSGDRYLDSSSLNRTTTNTTSTRTNNGNCNDESDRLTRLSTRQSLGSNIVDRMRYKIVLKLTSREIQLIRSSWATMLNETATSDKTVALFRQIERVPSNTTTIQQQQNSINNNTTQYLQRRPTSVTTNSAGQSSNNLSAVSVISPQASSISSTESFTSNNMASSLFCAQFYANLLDMDPELDKMYPSIKHQAVAYAGVLTTAISHLENLSLMDAYLNDLGKRHARILGIEPPHFELMGVAFLKTIQDRFGIHCTIELVETWSRLYSYLANSILQFGIDPILEIDRDRKQLIPSVSSLVKDTATKTAPYSQNGDAAQTEQGSAYSTGDVHIEVQQAQNGSQSPHNRETNLQIVPKSSYNPLTSSSSYENPQLTPESKLQKKIDPTHQSNGNKRPHFYKRRKNTNRDCVVM; encoded by the coding sequence ATGTCAAATGAACCGAGAAGTTCATTATACAATCCACTGGACAGATCACAAATCTCATTTATTCCTACGGAATTGGCTCCCATTCAGGATTCACCAGGAGATTCCATCTGTGGTGGTAGCGGTGATAGATATTTagattcatcatcattGAACAGAACAACAACGAATACCACTAGTACTAGAACCAATAATGGCAATTGTAATGATGAATCTGATAGACTAACGAGACTGTCTACCAGACAGTCCCTTGGGTCTAATATTGTGGACCGAATGCGATATAAGATTGTTCTGAAGCTCACGTCACGTGAAATCCAACTAATAAGAAGTTCATGGGCTACTATGTTGAATGAGACTGCCACGAGTGATAAAACAGTTGCATTATTCCGCCAAATCGAAAGAGTGCCATCTAATACAACCACtatccaacaacaacaaaatagtattaataataacaccACGCAATATCTGCAAAGGAGACCTACTTCCGTAACTACCAATTCAGCAGGGCAAAGTTCAAACAATTTATCAGCAGTTTCGGTAATATCACCACAGGCAAGTTCAATCAGTAGTACGGAATCTTTCACGAGCAACAATATGGCTAGTTCGTTATTTTGTGCTCAGTTCTATGCAAACCTATTGGATATGGATCCAGAACTAGACAAAATGTACCCCTCTATCAAACACCAAGCTGTGGCATATGCCGGCGTGTTGACGACTGCCATTAGTCATTTGGAAAATCTCAGCCTTATGGACGCTTACCTAAATGACCTTGGCAAACGCCACGCGAGAATCCTTGGTATCGAACCCCCTCATTTCGAACTAATGGGTGTAGCCTTTTTGAAAACGATTCAAGACAGATTTGGCATCCACTGCACAATCGAGTTGGTAGAAACATGGTCAAGGCTATACTCATATCTCGCCAATAGTATATTGCAGTTTGGCATTGACCCAATCCTTGAAATCGACAGAGACCGCAAACAATTAATACCATCTGTTTCCAGCCTAGTTAAAGACACCGCCACCAAGACCGCACCATATTCACAGAATGGGGATGCAGCCCAAACCGAACAAGGTTCCGCGTATTCTACGGGTGACGTGCATATTGAGGTACAACAAGCCCAAAATGGATCACAAAGTCCTCACAACAGAGAAACAAACCTTCAAATAGTACCAAAATCGTCATACAACCCTTTAACTTCCTCATCCAGCTATGAAAACCCTCAATTAACTCCCGAATCCAAActgcaaaagaaaattgatCCAACTCATCAATCAAATGGAAACAAACGCCCCCATTTCTAcaagagaagaaagaacaCCAATAGAGACTGTGTTGTAATGTAA
- the KEX2 gene encoding kexin KEX2 (similar to Ashbya gossypii ABL203W) produces MKIASFFGSLAILQWVNGQVVPVKDHVTRKYFAVESYTNVEGLLRLHNDWRFEHEVRGLNNHYVFSKELDELQKRSHVLDTEDRSILSFHELPPKKLHKRLPIFHVNNAVDSSQLIREEVKERLKIEDPIFDDQWHLVNTNFPGNDLNITELWYNNITGHGVVAAIVDDGLDYESEDLKDNFCAEGSWDFNANTALPKPILGDDNHGTRCAGEIAAAKNKVCGVGVAYNAKVSGIRILSADITSEDEAASLVYGLNVNDIYSCSWGPEDNGKEMMEPDDLVKKAFVKGIVEGRNGKGALYVFASGNGGGHGDNCNYDGYTNSIFSITVSAIDHKGFHPPYAEVCSAVLVVTYSSGSGDYIHSTDIHGSCSHRHSGTSAAAPLAAGVYALVLQVNDKLTWRDVQYLTILYSTEINSHDDWQDGALGKRYSHVYGYGKLDAYNIVEAAKTWENVNPQTWFYSKTKVVDKSTTAQKDTLESTIIVTHDDLDKANFKRVEHVTVTVDIDTTIRGLTTVDLISPDGRISHLGVERNLDLSSEGFQKWTFMSVAHWGESGIGEWKLEVKATSNKNTVNFCTWRLKLFGESIDASKTTAFQFGNDIEDEEEDNADQSSQLTEPVPTSYSQVPASTTPNVMTTTEASQNGYIPGVNKISTHEVRHYYLTIFGTGAVFLLLYFIFFSKSRRIRRSRAEAFEFDIIDTDSDYDSTMDQGYDPTARILNDEDIEEFDFDLSDEENVRSNSASPLKGGAHNSKNTYQNLSTIIEDVSESSAAADNLPAGSKPT; encoded by the coding sequence ATGAAGATTGCATCTTTTTTTGGGTCATTGGCGATTTTACAGTGGGTAAATGGACAAGTTGTACCTGTCAAGGACCATGTCACAAGAAAATACTTTGCTGTTGAATCATATACAAACGTTGAAGGGCTTTTACGGCTGCATAATGACTGGCGGTTTGAACATGAGGTACGCGGGCTAAACAACCACTATGTATTTTCCAAAGAATTGGACGAACTACAGAAAAGATCTCATGTGCTGGATACAGAAGATAGGTCAATATTGTCATTTCATGAGTTGCCTCCAAAGAAGCTTCACAAGAGGCTACCTATTTTTCATGTTAATAATGCGGTTGACTCTAGTCAATTAATAAGGGAAGAAGTTAAAGAGAGGCTTAAGATTGAGGATCCTATATTTGATGATCAATGGCATTTAGTTAATACAAATTTTCCGGGAAACGATTTGAATATTACTGAATTATggtataataatattactgGACATGGGGTTGTAGCAGCTATTGTAGATGATGGTTTAGATTACGAAAGTGAAGATTTGAAGGACAACTTTTGTGCTGAAGGTTCATGGGACTTTAATGCAAATACTGCACTACCGAAACCAATACTAGGTGATGATAATCATGGTACTCGTTGTGCTGGTGAAATTGCAGCTGCGAAGAACAAGGTTTGTGGTGTAGGGGTAGCTTATAATGCTAAAGTTTCTGGCATAAGAATTTTGTCTGCAGATATCACTTCAGAAGACGAAGCAGCTTCCCTAGTATATGGCTTAAATGTCAATGATATCTATTCTTGTTCTTGGGGGCCTGAAGATAATGGTAAAGAAATGATGGAGCCAGATGATTTAGTCAAGAAGGCATTTGTAAAAGGTATTGTTGAGGGCCGTAATGGCAAGGGCGCATTATATGTCTTTGCAAGTGGGAATGGTGGTGGTCATGGTGATAACTGCAATTATGATGGTTATACAAACTCAATTTTTTCCATAACTGTAAGCGCTATTGATCATAAAGGTTTCCATCCACCATATGCAGAAGTTTGTTCTGCAGTTTTAGTTGTCACTTACTCTTCTGGATCTGGAGATTATATTCACTCCACTGATATTCATGGTTCTTGCAGCCACAGACATTCGGGGacttctgctgctgctccaTTGGCAGCTGGTGTTTATGCGTTAGTTCTCCAAGTAAATGATAAGTTGACCTGGCGGGATGTTCAGTATTTGacaattttatattcaaCCGAAATAAATAGTCATGATGATTGGCAAGATGGCGCATTAGGTAAAAGATATTCTCATGTATATGGTTATGGAAAATTGGATGCATACAACATTGTAGAAGCTGCCAAAACATGGGAAAATGTTAATCCGCAAACTTGGTTTTACTCCAAAACCAAAGTTGTAGACAAGTCTACAACAGCCCAGAAAGATACGCTAGAGTCTACAATAATTGTAACTCATGATGATTTAGATAAGGCGAACTTCAAACGTGTTGAGCATGTTACAGTTACCGTTGATATCGATACAACCATTCGTGGATTGACAACAGTAGATTTGATATCTCCAGATGGTAGAATTTCCCACCTAGGTGTAGAGAGAAACTTAGATCTATCCAGTGAAGGGTTCCAAAAATGGACATTTATGTCTGTAGCTCATTGGGGAGAATCGGGTATAGGAGAATGGAAGCTTGAGGTTAAAGCTACTTCAAATAAGAATACTGTAAACTTCTGTACATGGAGGTTGAAATTATTTGGCGAATCCATTGatgcttcaaaaacaacagcatTCCAATTTGGcaatgatattgaagatgaagaggaagataaTGCTGATCAATCAAGCCAGTTGACAGAGCCTGTTCCCACTTCTTATTCGCAGGTACCTGCGTCAACTACACCAAACGTGATGACAACAACAGAAGCATCACAAAATGGTTACATTCCAGGAGTGAATAAAATCTCCACACATGAAGTAAGACATTATTATCTTACTATATTTGGTACAGGTGCAGTATTTTTactattatattttatcttcttttcaaaatcaaggCGCATTAGGAGATCAAGAGCAGAGGCCTTCGAATTCGACATTATAGATACTGATTCTGATTATGACTCGACAATGGACCAGGGCTATGACCCAACTGCAAGAATCTTGAATGATGAAGacattgaagaatttgatttCGATCTCTCGGATGAAGAAAACGTAAGAAGTAACAGTGCTTCTCCCTTGAAAGGTGGAGCGcataattcaaaaaatacCTACCAGAACTTAAGCACTATTATAGAAGATGTATCAGAATCGTCAGCAGCAGCTGATAATCTGCCAGCAGGTTCAAAACCGACATAA
- the LAP3 gene encoding bleomycin hydrolase (similar to Ashbya gossypii ABL204W) → MYTKLPLLRGRSSPIRFEFFRSRVSHIQKTYISSSAERTMSIDISELQKWNDEFQKDIGHGLACTVLKNYNADEVLLDRSRLLEFQSRVFNVSVSGEVGPVTNQRSSGRCWLFAGLNELRLNVARELNLKELELSQAYLFFYDKLEKANYFLDQIVDTKDESVDSRLVQYFLSNPINDGGQYSMFINLINKYGVLPKDLYADLPYSTTASSKWNSLLSTKLREFAQVLREAIGRGEDVTAMRVSMQKEIVKIMTLFMDLPTVKPDEEFVWDYVDKDNKAHTLRTTPLQFAKKYAGLDTSKPVSLINDPRHPYGKLIKIDRLGNILGGEGVLYLNVDNETLSNLVIQRLKANKAVFFGSHTPKFMSKQHGVLDTELWNYNAVGYKFNQSKEARITYAESMMTHAMLITGVHIDDATNKPVRYKIENSWGKDVGKDGYFSMTQKYFEEYCFQIVVDRDELPEDLANKFTSGDETPITLPIWDPMGALASN, encoded by the coding sequence ATGTACACAAAACTTCCGTTGCTAAGAGGTAGGTCGAGCCCAATCAGATTCGAGTTTTTCAGATCTAGAGTGTCTCACATTCAGAAAACATACATTAGCAGTAGTGCAGAACGGACAATGTCTATCGATATTAGCgaacttcaaaaatggaacGATGAGTTCCAAAAGGATATTGGGCACGGTTTGGCGTGTACGGTTCTAAAGAATTACAATGCGGATGAGGTTTTGTTGGATAGATCACGTTTGCTTGAATTCCAATCCAGGGTTTTCAACGTTAGTGTTTCAGGAGAGGTTGGACCTGTTACCAACCAGCGTTCTTCTGGGAGATGTTGGTTGTTTGCTGGGTTGAACGAGTTGAGGTTGAATGTTGCTCGTGAGTTGAATTTAAAGGAGTTGGAGTTGTCGCAAGcttatttgtttttttacGATAAGCTTGAGAAGGCGAATTACTTTTTGGACCAGATCGTGGACACCAAGGATGAAAGTGTTGATTCCAGATTGGTTCAGTATTTCTTGTCCAATCCTATTAACGATGGTGGGCAATATAGTATGTTTATTAACTTGATTAACAAGTATGGGGTTCTTCCTAAGGATTTGTACGCTGATTTGCCATATTCTACCactgcttcttcaaagtgGAATTCTTTGTTATCCACAAAGCTCAGAGAGTTTGCCCAGGTGTTGAGGGAAGCCATTGGCAGAGGCGAGGATGTGACGGCAATGAGGGTTTCTATGCAGAAGGAGATTGTTAAGATCATGACGTTATTCATGGACTTGCCCACTGTGAAGcctgatgaagaatttgttTGGGATTATGTTGACAAGGATAACAAGGCTCACACATTGCGCACGACTCCTTTGCAATTTGCCAAGAAGTATGCTGGTTTGGATACTTCCAAACCAGTATCCTTGATCAACGATCCTAGACATCCTTATGGTAAATTGATTAAGATTGACAGGCTCGGCAATATTTTAGGTGGGGAAGGCGTTCTATACTTAAACGTCGATAACGAGACCCTATCAAACTTAGTTATTCAGCGTTTGAAGGCCAATAAAGCTGTATTCTTTGGCTCTCATACTCCAAAATTTATGAGCAAGCAGCACGGTGTTTTGGACACTGAATTGTGGAACTACAATGCTGTCGGTTACAAATTCAACCAATCTAAGGAGGCACGTATTACCTATGCTGAGAGTATGATGACGCACGCTATGTTGATTACCGGTGTTCACATTGATGACGCTACTAACAAGCCAGTGCGTTACAAGATTGAAAACTCATGGGGAAAGGATGTGGGTAAAGATGGCTACTTTTCTATGACCCAAAAGTACTTCGAAGAATATTGTTTCCAAATTGTTGTAGACAGAGATGAGTTACCTGAAGATTTGGCCAACAAGTTTACTTCCGGAGACGAGACTCCAATTACTTTGCCAATTTGGGATCCAATGGGTGCGTTGGCTTCAAATTAG
- the NAR1 gene encoding iron-sulfur cluster assembly protein NAR1 (similar to Ashbya gossypii ABL205C) — translation MSALLSESDLNDFISPGLACIKPAEARHGESQDDYGKLEVGKESSEVSKVSISLQDCLACAGCITSSEEILLGRQSHGVFLEEWGKLPSSRPLVVSISPQCRLSLADYFHMEQGELDQCLIGMFHSYFNARYVVGTQMGRMVTIQQTNKYLSKRRLHGNEGPMLCSVCPGFVLYAEKTKPDLVPFLLDVKSPQQITGALLLETVSDMYHLAIMPCFDKKLEASRKDSEREVDCVITPRELVTMLTELSVDISHYKSHDSSLIHRLSPPGWDPAVHWSSSRGSSSGGYAYQYLLSVQQAHPESSIVTLHGKISDVVEHRLLDQVGNIIASSTEVYGFRNIQNMVRRLLVKSSNRNVNILRKRHASRPKTPTQTNAANHQNVTQDPYKTDFIEVMACPGGCINGGGLLNGEQSSAQRKQLTAQLNNNYRQLPLVDISSETIPTTKEYVYDLKPVINSTDIVTVSNTW, via the coding sequence ATGAGTGCGCTGCTTTCAGAGAGTGACCTTAATGACTTTATCAGTCCAGGGTTGGCTTGTATAAAGCCCGCAGAGGCGAGGCATGGAGAGTCGCAGGATGATTATGGGAAGCTTGAGGTTGGGAAGGAGTCGAGTGAGGTTAGTAAGGTTTCGATATCGTTGCAGGACTGTTTAGCATGTGCAGGATGTATTACATCCAGTGAGGAAATTTTGTTGGGCCGACAAAGCCATGGGGTGTTTTTGGAGGAGTGGGGGAAGTTGCCGTCTAGCAGGCCGCTGGTGGTCAGTATCTCGCCGCAGTGCAGGCTTTCACTTGCAGATTACTTTCATATGGAGCAAGGGGAGTTGGATCAGTGTCTGATTGGCATGTTTCATTCGTACTTCAATGCGCGATATGTGGTGGGTACGCAGATGGGGCGGATGGTCACTATCCAACAGacaaataaatatctaAGCAAGAGAAGGTTACATGGGAATGAGGGACCGATGCTATGTTCTGTGTGTCCTGGATTCGTTCTGTATGCGGAAAAGACTAAGCCTGATCTTGTTCCCTTTCTTTTAGACGTAAAGTCTCCTCAGCAGATCACAGGAGCATTGCTCCTGGAGACAGTGTCGGATATGTACCATCTAGCCATCATGCCCTGTTTTGACAAAAAACTGGAGGCTTCGAGAAAGGATTCGGAACGAGAGGTCGACTGCGTGATTACTCCTAGAGAGCTTGTGACAATGCTAACTGAGCTGTCTGTCGACATTTCCCACTATAAAAGCCATGATTCCTCGTTGATTCATAGACTCTCGCCGCCTGGATGGGACCCTGCGGTACACTGGTCCTCTTCTCGTGGGAGTAGCTCAGGCGGATACGCATACCAGTACCTGCTCAGCGTGCAACAAGCCCACCCGGAATCTAGCATCGTAACCCTCCACGGCAAGATTTCAGATGTAGTAGAACACAGGCTTCTGGACCAAGTAGGTAACATTATTGCCTCATCCACCGAGGTATATGGCTTCAGAAACATCCAGAATATGGTCCGCAGACTGTTGGTCAAGTCATCGAACAGGAATGTCAACATATTACGTAAACGCCACGCTTCAAGACCGAAGACCCCTACTCAAACAAACGCTGCAAATCACCAGAATGTAACACAGGATCCATACAAAACAGACTTCATTGAAGTAATGGCATGTCCAGGAGGCTGCATCAATGGAGGCGGCCTTCTTAATGGTGAACAGAGTTCGGCCCAACGGAAACAGCTGACCGCACAGCTTAACAATAACTACCGGCAACTGCCGTTAGTAGACATTAGCAGCGAAACCATTCCAACCACCAAAGAGTATGTCTACGATCTAAAGCCAGTCATTAATTCTACAGACATTGTAACAGTGAGCAACACGTGGTGA